A single window of Mycolicibacterium aurum DNA harbors:
- a CDS encoding ATP-binding cassette domain-containing protein: MTDDVEPEPHVAPILELQGVNKSFGVVHVLHDVDFRVYPGQVTALVGDNGAGKSTLVKAIAGIHPIDSGTYLFEGKPVTVRSPNEVSALGVEVVYQDLALCDNLDIVENMFLGRELKSGGMLDEARMETMARQALTSLSVRTVKSVRQAVSSLSGGQRQTVAIAKSVLWNSKVVLLDEPTAALGVAQTRQVIDLVRRLAQQGLGVVLISHNMVDVFEVADRICALYLGRVAADVKASDVTHGQVVELITAGRSGSLGLAPAQAAESM; the protein is encoded by the coding sequence ATGACCGACGACGTCGAGCCTGAGCCGCACGTAGCGCCGATCCTCGAATTACAGGGTGTGAACAAGAGTTTCGGCGTGGTGCACGTGCTCCATGACGTCGACTTCCGCGTCTATCCCGGCCAGGTGACCGCGCTGGTGGGGGACAACGGCGCCGGAAAGTCGACCCTGGTCAAGGCGATCGCGGGAATCCATCCGATCGACTCCGGCACCTATCTGTTCGAAGGCAAGCCGGTGACCGTCCGCAGTCCTAACGAGGTGTCAGCGCTCGGCGTCGAGGTCGTCTATCAGGATCTCGCGCTGTGCGACAACCTCGACATCGTCGAGAACATGTTTCTGGGGCGCGAACTCAAGAGCGGTGGAATGCTCGACGAGGCTCGGATGGAGACCATGGCCCGCCAGGCTCTCACCTCACTGTCGGTGCGGACGGTCAAGTCCGTGCGTCAGGCGGTGTCGAGCCTGTCGGGTGGCCAGCGTCAGACCGTGGCCATCGCGAAGTCGGTGCTGTGGAATTCGAAAGTGGTGCTGCTCGACGAACCCACGGCGGCGCTCGGCGTCGCGCAGACCCGTCAGGTGATCGACCTCGTCCGCAGACTCGCGCAGCAGGGTCTCGGCGTCGTGTTGATCTCGCACAACATGGTCGACGTGTTCGAGGTGGCGGATCGGATCTGCGCGCTGTACCTCGGCCGGGTGGCCGCCGACGTCAAGGCATCGGATGTCACGCATGGTCAGGTGGTCGAGCTGATCACCGCCGGGCGGTCCGGCTCGCTGGGCCTGGCGCCGGCACAGGCCGCCGAGTCGATGTGA
- a CDS encoding sugar ABC transporter substrate-binding protein produces the protein MKRTSTLLVTAVVGVGMTLTACSSNSDSQSADGGAGKVGVILPDTKSSVRWETKDRPALEAAFKNAGVDYTIQNAEGSADTMATIADAMIADGVTVLAIVNLDSDSGASIQEKAASQGVKTIDYDRLTLGGSADVYVSFDNNTVGELQGQGLVDCLGGRPANVVFLNGSPTDNNATLFSAGAHSVVDATPSITIVGEQAVPDWDNDAAVTIFEQLYTAADGRVDGVYAANDGLAGSVISILEKNKRAGQVPVTGQDATVEGLQNILAGTQCMTVYKSAAEEANALAEVAIALAKGEEPQATSTSRDDTGGRDVPSVLLTPKSITKDNVDVVFEDGGQSKEEVCAGQFAAMCSAAGA, from the coding sequence GTGAAACGAACCAGCACCCTGCTCGTCACCGCAGTCGTCGGTGTCGGCATGACCCTGACCGCATGCAGTTCCAACTCGGATTCGCAGTCGGCCGACGGAGGCGCCGGAAAGGTCGGCGTCATCCTGCCCGACACGAAGTCGTCGGTGCGCTGGGAGACCAAGGACCGGCCCGCGCTGGAGGCTGCGTTCAAGAACGCCGGTGTCGATTACACGATCCAGAATGCAGAGGGCTCGGCCGACACGATGGCCACCATCGCCGACGCGATGATCGCCGACGGCGTGACTGTCCTGGCGATCGTCAACCTCGACTCCGACAGCGGCGCCTCGATCCAGGAGAAGGCGGCGTCGCAGGGCGTCAAGACCATCGACTACGACCGGCTGACCCTCGGCGGCTCCGCGGATGTGTACGTCTCGTTCGACAACAACACCGTGGGTGAGCTGCAAGGCCAAGGTCTGGTCGATTGCCTGGGCGGCAGGCCGGCAAACGTGGTGTTCCTCAACGGTTCCCCCACCGACAACAATGCGACGCTGTTCAGCGCGGGAGCGCACTCGGTGGTCGACGCGACGCCGTCGATCACGATCGTCGGCGAGCAGGCGGTGCCGGACTGGGACAACGACGCAGCGGTGACGATCTTCGAACAGCTCTACACCGCCGCCGACGGTCGGGTCGACGGCGTCTACGCGGCCAACGACGGGCTGGCGGGTTCGGTGATCTCGATCCTGGAGAAGAACAAGCGCGCCGGACAGGTTCCGGTCACCGGTCAGGACGCCACGGTGGAGGGCCTGCAGAACATCCTCGCCGGCACGCAGTGCATGACCGTGTACAAGTCGGCTGCCGAAGAGGCGAACGCCCTCGCCGAGGTGGCGATTGCCCTGGCCAAGGGGGAGGAGCCGCAGGCGACCAGCACGTCGCGGGACGACACCGGCGGGCGCGACGTGCCGTCGGTGCTCCTCACGCCGAAATCGATCACCAAGGACAACGTCGACGTCGTCTTCGAAGACGGCGGGCAGTCCAAGGAAGAGGTGTGCGCGGGTCAGTTTGCCGCCATGTGCTCTGCGGCGGGAGCCTGA